A window of Roseovarius sp. THAF27 contains these coding sequences:
- a CDS encoding amidohydrolase — protein MTLPPDLSAQMTEWRHAFHRMPELGFDLPRTSARVADLLRGFGLEVHTGIGRSGVVGILQKGNGSRTIAIRADMDALPITEQNGFTHRSEIPGQMHACGHDGHTSMALGAAQTLAEADDLSGRIVFLFQPNEEHGQGAAAMIADGIFDRFDVETVYGMHNIPGVPVGRFATRAGPITASEALFEITIEARGGHAALPHMGADTITIGAEIVGALQTIVSRKLDPAQNGVVSVTGFETDGKRNVLPGRATLTGDARALTPEVNARIETAMRRIVDGICAAHDVTGTVSYDTIFRPTINAPEPVAAATAAAQAIGAPMDSACPPKLFSEDFAEMAATRPGCFVLMGNGTEGPHARPLHSADYDFNDAALAHGAAFWVAVARAELGP, from the coding sequence ATGACGCTGCCGCCGGATCTCTCCGCGCAGATGACCGAATGGCGCCACGCCTTTCACCGGATGCCGGAACTGGGCTTCGACCTGCCCCGCACCAGCGCCCGCGTCGCCGACCTGCTGCGCGGCTTCGGGCTGGAGGTCCACACCGGCATCGGCCGGTCCGGCGTCGTCGGCATCCTGCAAAAGGGCAACGGCAGCCGCACCATCGCCATCCGCGCCGACATGGACGCGCTGCCCATCACCGAGCAGAACGGCTTTACCCACCGCTCGGAGATCCCCGGCCAGATGCACGCCTGCGGCCATGACGGCCACACCAGCATGGCGCTCGGCGCGGCGCAAACCCTTGCCGAAGCCGACGACCTCTCTGGCCGCATCGTCTTCCTCTTCCAGCCGAACGAGGAGCACGGCCAGGGCGCCGCCGCCATGATCGCCGACGGTATCTTTGATCGCTTCGACGTCGAGACCGTCTACGGTATGCACAACATTCCTGGTGTGCCCGTGGGCCGCTTCGCCACCCGCGCGGGGCCTATCACCGCCAGCGAGGCGCTTTTCGAGATCACCATCGAGGCACGCGGCGGCCACGCCGCCCTGCCTCACATGGGCGCCGATACGATCACCATCGGCGCCGAAATCGTCGGCGCCCTGCAAACCATCGTCTCGCGCAAACTCGACCCGGCGCAGAACGGCGTCGTCTCGGTCACCGGGTTCGAGACCGACGGCAAGCGAAATGTTCTGCCCGGCCGCGCCACCCTCACCGGCGATGCCCGCGCCCTCACGCCCGAGGTCAACGCCCGTATCGAGACCGCGATGCGCCGCATCGTCGATGGTATCTGCGCCGCGCATGACGTCACGGGCACTGTCAGCTACGACACGATCTTCCGCCCCACGATCAACGCGCCCGAACCCGTCGCCGCCGCCACCGCCGCCGCACAGGCTATCGGCGCACCAATGGACAGCGCCTGCCCGCCGAAACTCTTTTCCGAGGATTTCGCCGAGATGGCCGCCACGCGCCCGGGCTGCTTTGTGCTGATGGGCAACGGCACCGAAGGGCCGCACGCCCGCCCGCTCCATTCGGCGGATTACGACTTCAATGACGCGGCCCTCGCGCACGGCGCGGCCTTCTGGGTCGCCGTGGCGCGGGCCGAGCTGGGCCCCTGA